The genomic DNA CTATCGCAAAAATGTCTTTTGGAAATCAATTAGGGGTTGAAATAAATTATGATAAAAATCTATTGGAAACTCATATCGGATCATTGATTATAGAATCTTCATCACATTTACCAAAAGAATTTATATTAATAGGAAAGGTTACAGGATCAAAATATTTAAAATTTAATGGAATATCAATTAGTATTAATATGTCTATGAAATATTGGCTATCGAAATTAGATCGATATCAAGTATTATATAAAAATATTAATATAAAAAATCATAAAACAAGTAAAATATATGACTTAAATATTTTAAAATCAAAAAAAAATAATCATCATTATAATTTAAAAAAAATTGGATATCCAAATGTATTTATTCCTATATTTCCAGGAACAAATGGAGAATATGAGTCTATAAGGGCGTTTAAAAATTATGGAGCAAAAGTTAATAATTTTGTTTTTAAAAATTTAGATGATAATGGAATTATAGAATCTATTTCTTACATAAGAAAAATTATAAAATCTGTACAAATTATTATGATTTGTGGAGGATTTAGTGCAGGAGATGAACCAGATGGTTCTGCAAAATTTATTATATCTGTATTACAGAATAAATATATAAAAGATTCTATTAATAATTTTCTTAATAAAGATGGATTAATACTAGGAATTTGTAATGGATTTCAAGCGTTAATAAAATCAGGGTTGTTACCATATGGTAAAATTTGTTTAAGAAATAGAAAATCTCCCTCTTTAGTTTTAAATAAAGTAAATAAACATATATCACAATGTGTTCATATAAAAATTATTTCTGATTCTTCTCCATGGTTAAATGGAATGAAAAATAAAATATATACATTTCCTATTTCTCATGGAGAAGGAAGATTTTATGCAGAAAAAAAAATTTGTAATTTTTTGTTTAAGAAAAATCAGGTAGCTGCTCAATATGTTAATATAAATGGTGAACCTAGTTTAGAAAAAAAATATAATCCTAACGGATCCACTGATTCAATTGAAAGTTTATTAAGTAATAATGGAAAAATTTACGGAAGAATGACTCATCCAGAACGAATTTTTGATACTGGAATATTAAAAAATATACCTCACAATAAGAAAGATTCTATTTTTATGAATGCAATAAAGTATTTTCTATAAAAATTATTATATAATTATGAAAGTATCCATATTTATTGGTAGTAAATCTGATATACCATTTATAAAAGATGCAATAGAAATTTTTAAACAATTTAAAATAAATTATAATTGTTATATAATTTCTGCACATAGATTACCAAATATTTTATTAAATACTATAAAAAAAATAGAATATGAAAATATAGAAATAATTATTGCAGGAGCAGGTTTATCAGCTCATTTACCTGGAATTATATCGTCTCAAACAATAATCCCAGTAATAGGTATTCCTATATGTAATACAAATAATAGTACACTAGGTGGTATTGATGCTCTTTTCTCTATAACACAAATGCCAAAAGGTATACCTGTTGCTACAGTAGGAATAAATAATTCATATAACGCCGCTATTATAGCAATACATTTTTTATCTTTAAAATATGATAATTTAAAAAAATTATTAGTAAAATTTAGAGAAAAAACAAAAAAAAAATTAGAAAATGAAATAGAAAAATATTTATAATATTATGAATCAAAATAGTTTTATCATAAAAAAAAGTGTATTTTCAGAAGGAAAAACTAAAAAAATATATTTAACTAATGATCCTTTTAAAATAATTGTTCATCATAAAGATAATTTAACAGCTTTAAATGGATTAAAAAAAATTTTTCTATTAGATAAAGGAATATTAAATAATGAAATCACTACATTAATATTTAGATTTCTTCATTCATCTGGAATAAAAACTCACTTTATTCAAAAAATAAATAATAGAGAACAACTTTGTCATAAAGTACAAATAATTCCTTTAGAATTTGTAATAAGAAATGTGGTTACTGGAAGTTTGTCTAATCGTTTAGGAATTAAAGAAGAAAAAATAATACCAAATGGGATTATTGAAATTTTTTACAAAAATGATACTTTAGAAGATCCACTTATAAATGATAATCATGCTGTATTTTTAGGAATTATTTCTTATGAAGAACTAAATTATATTTATTCAATTGTAAAAAATATAAATAATTTATTAAAAATATATTTTTTAAATAAGAATATTATATTAGTAGATTTTAAAATAGAATTTGGTAGAAGTCATAAAAATGAAATATTATTATCTGACGAAATTAGTCCTGATACCTGTAGATTTTGGGATAAAAAAACAATGAAAAAATTAGATAAAGATTTATTTCGACTGGAATCACAAAAAAAGGATAAAATATTTGATTCTTATATGGAAGTCTTAAAAAGATTAAATCAAGAATAATTTTTATCAATGTGAAAAAAATTAATTAACGAATAATACAATATATTAAATAGTAAATCTAATAAATCATTTTTTATTTGGATAAATTTCATGAAGAATGTGGGGTATTTGGAATATATTCCTCATTAAAAATAGATATTTTTTCGTTTATTCAATCGGGCTTATTTTCTTTGCAACACAGAGGCCAAGAAGCATGTGGTTTTTCTATATTAAAAAATGGATTTATTTTTACTTATAAGAGTGAAGGATTAGTTTTAGATTTTTTTCAGAAAATATCAAATTATAAAAAATATTGTAATGGAAATGCAGCAATTGGACATACTCGTTATTCCACAGAAGGAGGAAAAAATAAAAAAAATATCCAACCATTTTTTGGAAAAAATTTATGTGGAAAAACTATTATATCTATAGTTCATAATGGAAACTTAATTAATGCAAGAAATACAAGAAAAAAATTAGAATATGAGGGAATAAATTTTGTTTCTGCATATTCAGATTCAGAAGTAATATTACGTCTCATTCAAAAAAATTTATTAGAAAATAATAATAATTTAGAGAAATCTATAAAAAAAACAGTTCTTAAAATTAGAGGAGCATATTCGGTAGTTGTTTTAGTTAATAATAAAATAGCAGCATTTAGAGATCCTAATGGGATTAGACCTTTATGCTATGGATTTTTAGATGAAAAAACTTATATATTTAGTTCTGAAACATGTGGGATTGACGCTGTAGGAGGAACTTATATTAGAGATTTATTTCCAGGAGAAATTATAATAATTGATAATGATTCAATTCAATTCTCAATGATGAATAAGATGGAAAATCTAAAAAATAGAATGTGTTCTTTTGAATATATTTATTTTTCTAGACCAGATTCTTTAATTGATAATTTAAATGTTTATAAAATTCGTGAAAAAAGTGGAGAAAAATTATACGAACAATATCCTGTAAACGCAGATGTAGTCATTGGAGTACCAGATTCTGGGGTTCCAGCTTCTATAGGATATGCTAAAGCATCTGGAATACCTTTTAAACCTATTCTAATAAAGAATAAATATATAGGTAGATCTTTTATTTTACCTGAAAAAAAAATTCGTGAAAAAATGGTTAATTTAAAATTAAATCCTATTTTACACGAAATAAAAGGAAAACGTATTGTTATTGTTGATGATTCTATTGTTCGTGGAACAACTAGTAAAAGATTAATTGATATATTAAAAAAATCAGGTGCTAAGGAAATTCATTTCCGTAGTGCTTCCCCTCCAATTATTGCTCCTTGTCATCTTGGGGTAAATACTCCAAGAAAAAAAGATTTATTTTCATATAAAAATATTGATAAAAATAATATAAAAATAATATTAGATGTAGATAGTTTAGAATTTTTAAGTATGGATAATTTAATAGAAATATTGGGGGGAAAAAATTACTGTTTTGGATGTTTTACGGAAAAATATCCAATTTCATAATGTTATTTTTATTTATTAATTGTATTGATATTTAATTTTTATGAAAATAAATAATTTTACATATAAAATTAGTAAAATTTTAAAAAAAACTTATAATAAAAGAGTACTAAGTACTTTAAATCATTTTTCAGGATTTTATAAAATATATAATAAATATAAAAATCCCATTCTTGTTTCTGGGACAGATGGTGTTGGAACAAAAATTTGTTTATCTATAAATTTTAAAAAATATGATGTAATAGGAATAGATTGTTTTGCGATGTGTATAAATGATATTTTATGTCATGGGGCTAATCCGTTATTTTTTTTAGATTATTTGGCATGTAATAAAATTAATTCTTTTATTATAGAAAAAATTATTGAAGGAATGGCTATTTCATGTAAAGATAATCATACGTGTTTCATTGGTGGAGAAACAGCTGAAATGCCAGATTTATATCCTAAAAATTTATATGATATTGCAGGATTTTGTGTTGGAATAGTAGATCAAAATAATCTTATTGATGGAAAGAAACTAATTAAAGAAAATGATGTTATAATAGGATTTAAATCTTCAGGAATTCATAGTAATGGTTTTTCTATTATTAAAAATATTTTTTCTGAAAGTGATTTAAAAAAATGTTTTTTTGATAAAAGTCCTTTTTATGAAAAACTTTTGATTCCGACTAAAATTTATTACAAATTAATTAATTTCTTATTAAAAAATATTTCTATACATGGAATTGCACATATTACTGGAGGGGGGATTTTAGATAACTTATCTAGAATCATTCCTGAAAATTTATCTGCCGTAATTAATAAAAAAAAAATTCCTATTCAATCTATTTTTCATTTTATACAAAAAAAAGGTAATTTATCGGATAAATTAATGTGGGGGACTTTTAATATGGGATTAGGTATGATAATTATAGTATCTTCAAAAGAAGAAAATTTTTTAAAAAAAATTAGTCTTTTAGATAAACCATATTTTATAGGTAATATTGTAAAAAGAAAAAAGGAAAAAATTTATTTGATATAAGAATTTTTTATGAAAAAATTAATTTTTTTAGTATCTGGAAATGGAACTAATATGATGCATATTATAAATGCTATTAAAAATAATATATTGGATAATTGTAAGATAATATTAGTTATTTCTGATAGAAATTGTAAGGCTTTACAATACGCTATAAATTATGGTATTAAATTTGTCTCTTTAAAAAGAGATAAATTTTTATACGAAAATATAGATCGTTTATTGGTTAAATATCAGCCAAATATTATAATATTATCTGGATTTCTTTCTATACTTAATAATATAATTTGTAAAAAATGGTCAGGAAAAATTATTAATATACATCCATCGATATTACCTAAATATGGAGGAAAAGGAATGTATGGAAAAAAGGTTCATGAATTAGTTATAAAAAATAAAGATAAAATATCAGGAGCAACAGTCCATTTTGTTACAGAAAAAATAGATTCAGGTTATATTATTTTAAAAAAAATATATAAACTTTCTAAAAATGAAAATGTTGATTCTTTATCTAAAAAAATATCTAGTATAGAAAAAAAAATTTTAATTGAATCGTTAAAAATATTATGAAAAGAGCTTTTATTAGTGTTTATAATAAAAATAAAAAATTACTAAATTTTTCTTTTTTTTTGAAAAAAAAAAAATATCAAATTATATCTACTGGAGGTACATTTAAATTTTTAAAAAAAAATGGATTATGTCCAATAAATATTTCGGATATTACGTCTTTTCCTGAAATTTTGGATGGAAGAATTAAATCTATACATCCTTATATATATGCTGGTATTTTAGCTAATCGTTCTATTGAAAAACATATAAAATTAATTGATTCTTATAATATTAAACTTATTGATATTGTATTAATAGATTGTTATCCATTTTATGAAATGATAAATAATAAATCTATAGAAAAAAAATTTTTATTAGAATTTATAGATATTGGAGGACTATCTTTAATTCGAGCAGCAGCTAAAAATTTTCATTATGTAACAGCAATTATAGATAGTAATGACTCTAAATTAGTAACAAAAGAAATTGATTCTGATGGACATACATCATTAATTTTAAGGAAAAAATTAGCAGGAAAAGTATTCAGTTTTACGTCTTATTATGATTCTATTATTTCTCAATATTTTTTTAAAGAAGAAAAATTTCCAAAAATAATAAATCTCTGTTATAAAAAAAAAATGAATTTAAAATATGGAGAAAATCCACATCAAAAAGCTTCATTTTATATTGATAATTTTAATGAGAAAGGTGCTATGTCTAATTTTAATCAAATACATGGTAAAAAAATTTCTTTTAATAATATAAGAGATATAGATATAGCTTGGAAAATTGTTAATCAATTTTCTGATCCTACCTGTTGTATTATAAAACATTCTACTCCTTGTGGTGTAGCATCGGGTAAAAATATTATTGAAGCATTTAAAAACGCTTATTATTCAGATTCCATTTCATCTTTTGGAGGAGTAGTTGCATTTAATACAGTAATTTCCTGTGAATTGGCAATGAAAATAAATCATTTATTTTTAGAAGTTATAATTGCTCCATTTTATGAAAAAGGTTGCATCGAAATTCTAAAATTAAAAAAAAATTTAATAATTATTAATATAAATAATTTTTCTTCGGATGAAATAGAATACGTAAAGGTTGATGGAGGATTCTTGGTACAAGAATCAGATTATTTATTAAATAAAAAAAATGATAATTACAAAATAGTTACAAAAAAAAATTTTTCTAATCAGGAAATAAAATCATTATTTTTTGCACAAAAAGTAGTAAAATTTGTTAAATCTAATGCCATTGTTGTTGCTAGGGGTACACAAACATTAGGTATTTCTGGAGGACAAACTAATAGAATATGGGCAGCTCGTCAAGCTATAAACAGAGCATTAGAAAAAAATAAAAAAGAATTAGTTCTTGTTTCTGATGCATTTTTTCCTTTTAAAGATATAATAGATGAAATTGCAAATTCTAAAAGAATATATGCGATTTTACAACCTGGGGGTTCTATCCGAGATTATGAATCTATTGAAGCTTGTAATCATTACGGTATAGCCATGGCTTTTACTGGAAAAAGATATTTTAAACATTAAAAGATTATGAAAATTTTAATACTTGGAGGAGGAGGAAGGGAACATGCTATTGGAAAAAAATTATTAGAAGGAAATATTAATATAATACTATATTTTTATCCTGGAAATGGTGGAACAAAATTAATAGGATCTAATATAGAAAAAAAATGTTCCATATTAGATTTAGCAATGTTTTCTAAAAAAAATAATATAGAACTTACAATAGTTGGATCAGAAATTTTTCTTGTACAAGAAGTTGTAGACTTATTTCAATTTTATCAATTAAATATAATTGGACCAAATTATTATTCATCTAGATTAGAAGGAGATAAAATTTTTGGAAAATCCTTTATGAAAAAATATGGAATTAGAACTCCTGAATACGAAACGTTTGATTCATATAATGAAGCAAAAAAATTTTTAAAAAAAAAAAATAATCCACTAGTTATTAAATTTAATGGTCTTGCCTCAGGAAAGGGAGTTATTATTGCTCATAATCAAAATGATTATAAAAAAGCAATAAAAAATATTATGATAGAAAATAAGTTTGGAAAAAATGGAAAAAAGATAATAATAGAAGAGTATTTAAACGGAAAAGAAGTCTCTATATTATCAATTTTTAATAAAAAAAGAATCATTCCTTTTTTATCTTCTAAAGATTATAAAAAAATAGGAAATAACGATTGTGGTTTAAATACAGGTGGTATGGGATCAATAACTCCAAATCCTTATATGAATAGTGCTATGTGGACAGATTTTAATAAAAATATATTACAACCTACTTTTGAAGGTCTAATTTCAGAAAAATTAACTTTTTTAGGATTTTTATATTTTGGATTAATGATATATAATAATAAGATTTATCTATTAGAATATAATACTAGATTAGGAGATCCTGAAACTCAATCATTACTTCCATTAATGAAAAATAATTTTTTATATATGTTAAAATCTTTTTTTTATGAAGATAAAATAAATATTTTATGGAAAAATTATTCCTCATGTTGTATAGTTTTATCTTCATTAGGATATCCAGAAAAATATAAAATAGGAAATTGTATTAGTAATTTGGATAAATTAGAAGAACCTTTTTATATTGCAGGAGCAAGAAAAGAAAACCAACAATGGTACACTTCCGGAGGAAGAGTATTAAATGTTATAGGAATTGATAAAAATATAAAATATGCAAGAGAAAATGCATATAAAAAAATTAATAATATTAAATGTAATAATCTTTATTATAGAAAAGATATAGGTTTATATTAAAAAATGAAAATTAAAGAATCAATTATTATATTAGATTTTGGATCACAATATAGTCACATAATTTCAAGAAGAATAAGAGATATAGGTATATATACCATATTATGTGAACATAATATTTCTGTTTCTAATATTATTTATAAACAACCTAAAGGTATTATTTTATCAGGAGGACCATTTTCAGTCTATAATAAAAATTATCCATCAATATATAAAAATATTTTAGAATTAAATATTCCAATATTAGGAATTTGTTACGGAATGCAATTAATTTCTTATTTATTTGGAGGAATAATAAAATCATCTAAAAATAAAGAATATGGAAAATCTTATCTATCTATTATAGATAGGAAAAATCCATTATTTTTAGGAATTCCTAAAAATAAATCTATTGTAGTTTGGATGAGTCATTCTGATGAAATAAAAAAAATTCCAAAAGAATTAAAAATTATAGGAAAAACCAAATCTTGCCCAATTGCTGCATTTTATCATAAAGAAAAAAATATTTATGCAGTACAATTTCATCCAGAAGTAAGTCATACAGAATTTGGAATAATAATGATTAAAAATTTTGTTATAAAAATTTGTAAATGTAAAACCAATAACTACAATTTATTAAATAATATTATAAAAAAAAGTATTCATAATATAATAAAAGTTGTATCCAAAAAAAAAGTAATATTAGGAATATCTGGAGGATTAGATTCTTTTGTTACTGCTTTATTAATTTATAAGGCTATAAAAAATTCTTTATATTGTATTTTCATAAATCATGGACTTCTTTTAGAAGAAGAAGAAAAATTTATAAAAAAAATTTGTAAATCTGTTGAATTTCCAATTCGGATAATAAATGCTAAAGATAAATTTTTATCCAAACTAGTTGGAGTTACTAATCCAGAACAAAAAAGAAAAATTATAGGTGAAGAATTTATTAAAATTTTTCAAAAAGAATCAAAAAATATCAATGATGTTAAATTTTTAGCCCAAGGAACAATATATTCAGATGTTATTGAATCTTCTAAAAGTTCAAAATTATCAGATTCGATTAAATCTCATCATAATGTAGGAGGATTGCCAAAAAATATGAATTTAAAATTACTTGAACCACTAAAAAAATTTTTTAAGGACGAAGTTAAAGAAATAGGACGTATATTAGGTGTACCTAACTATTTATTAAATAAACATCCATTTCCTGGTCCAGGAATAGGGATACGAATTATTGGTGAAATAAATGAAAAAAAAATTTCTATTTTAAGAAAAGCAGAAAATATTTTATTTCAAGAATTAAATAACTATAAATTATATAAAATTGTAGATCAAGCGTTCATAATTTTATTACCTATTAAATCTGTTGGAATAATGGGAGATAAAAGATCATATGAATATACTGCTATCCTACGTTCAATTAATACAAAAGATTTTATGACAGCTACTTTCTCATATTTATCTTATGAATTTCTAGAACAAGTATCAAATAGGATAATAAATGAAGTTAATGGTATAAATAGAATGTTATATGATATTTCATCAAAACCACCATCTACTATTGAATGGGAATAATCATGATTTATATCATCATATTAATTAATTTATATAAGGTTTTTTTTAATTCAGTTCTTGGAGAGATAAGATCTATAAATCCATGTTCTATAAGAAATTCTGATGTTTGAAATCCTTTTGGTAAATTTTTACCTATTGTTTCTTTAATAACTCTTGGTCCAGCAAACCCTATTAAAGCCCCAGGTTCAGCTATATTTATATCTCCTAATAAAGCATAAGATGCACTTACCCCACCCATAGTAGGGTCAGTTAATATAGAAATATATGGGATTTTAGAATTTCGTAATTGAGTTAATCTAGCTGTAGTTTTAGCCATTTGCATTAATGAAAAAGAAGATTCCATAATTCTTGCTCCACCTGATTTAGATATAATAATGTATGGATATTTTTTTTCAATACAATATTTTATTGCTCTAGATATTTTTTCTCCAACAACGGATCCCATAGATCCTCCTATAAAAGAAAAATCCATACAAGATATTACTATTTTTATTCCACCTATTTTCCCTATTCCTGTTCTAATTGCATCACATAAATTTGTTTTTTTTTTAGCTTCTATAATTCTATTTCTATATTTTTTAGAATCTTTCCATTTTATTGGATCTTTACTAGTAATATTATTATTGATTTCTAAAAATTTTTTGTTATCAAATAAAATTTCAAAATATTCTTTACTATGTATTCTTACGTGATATCCATCTTCTGGACTAACATAAGCATTTTTTTTTAAAATTTCTGTATCAACAATTTTTCCACTTGGAGTTTTGTACCATAAACCTTTAGGTAAAGTTTTTCTATCATCTATTGATGTAAGAATATTTTTTTTTTTTCTTAAAAACCAATTCATAATTTTATAATTTTTTATAAAGTATTAATATTATTCATAAGTTTAAAATACTTTTTTAAAGTATTTTTGAAATGATTTTCCCCTTCTCTTAACCAAACTCTAGGATCGTAATATTTTTTATTTGGAACATATTTTCCATATGGATTTCCTATTTGTTTTTTTATATATTCTTTATTTTCATTCATATAATTTCTTACACCAGAAGTAAAAGCATATTGAAGATCTGTATCTACATTCATTTTTACTACTCCATATTCAATAGATTTTTTTATCTCTTCTTCAGATGAACCAGATCCACCATGAAAAACAAAAGATATAGGATTGTTTCTAGTACTAAATTTTTTTTGTATATACTCCTGAGTATTTTTTAATATTATTGGACGAAGTATAACATTTCCAGGTTTATAAACACCATGAACATTTCCAAAAGCAGCTGCTATAATAAAATTATTACTAATTTTTATTAATTTTTTGTAAGCATAATAAATTTCTTCTGGTTGTGTATAAAGTTTTTTATTATCAATATTAGAATTATCTATACCATCTTCCTCTCCTCCAGTTACACCTAATTCTATTTCGATAGTCATATTCATTTTATTCATCTTTTCGAAATATTTATTACAAATTTTTATATTTTCTTTTAAAGGTTCTTGGGATAAATCTAACATATGTGAACTAAATAATGTTTTTCCATTTTTTTTATAAAAATTTTTATTTTCTTTTATTAATCCATCTATCCATGTTAAATCTGATTTAGAACAATGATCAGTATGAAGTATTACTGTTGATTTATAAAATTCAGCTAATGTATGAACATGCATAGCACATGCTATTGCCCCTTTTATTGCAGATTCCTGTTTATTTTTTTGTTTTATTGATCCTATACCAGCATTAAAAATAGATCCCCCTCTAGATAATTGTATAATAATAGGTGAATTGACTATTGAAGCTGTTTCCAGAGCAGTATTTATTGTATTAGATCCAATTACATTTACCGCTGGTATAGAAAAAGAATTTTCTTTAGCATATTCAAAAAGTTCTTTAACTAGATTACCAGTAATTACTCCATAAGGAAATTTTCTGTGCATAATTATTTTTATTTTATAAGGATAAACAAATGTAAAAAAAACTATTATAATTAAATTATTACATTAAATTATCTTTTTATTCATACTTTAAAAATATTTTTTATGTTAGATCTAGGAATTTTAAAAATATATAATGCTTCAGCTGGATCAGGAAAAACTTCTTTTTTAATAAAAAATTATTTATATATTATTTTAACAAATAATAATCCATTAATATATAAAAATATATTGGTTTTAACTTTTAATAAAAAATCTTCCGATGATATAAAAAATAATATTTTAGAATGTATTAAAAATTTTTCTGAAAAAAATATTATGAATAAATATCGATTATTTTTTGATTATATAATTAATAAATCTAATCTTACAAAAGATGAATTATACAAACGATCTTATAAAGTATTAAAAAAAATAATTTATGATTTTCATACATATACCAATAGTATATGTACTATTGATAAATTTACTTATCGTATAATACGTTCTTTTTCTCCTAATATTTCATTAGAAATGAATACAAATAAATTTTTATCAAAAATCATAGAAAATATTTTATATAAATTAAAAAATTATGAAGTATCAAATAAAAATTATTACAATTTTTTTATTGATGTAATTAAAAGTGGAAAAATTTGGGATTTAAATAAAGATTTTTATAAAATTGCTTTTTTAATGATAAACGAAAATTATTATCCTTACATTAATAAATTGAAAAAATTATCATCAAAAGATTTTATAAATTTAAAATATATTTTAATAAAAAGAATTGATCAATTTGAAGAAATATGTAAAAAACAAGGAAATAAATTTTTTAAATTTATAGAAAAAAATAATATAGAAAAAAAATCTTTTTTATACTCAGATATTCCTAATTTTTTTAAAAAATTTTACATGAAAAATATTTTGTTTAATCCATTTAAAAATCGTATTGAAAAAAATATAAAGAATAAAAATTTTTTTTCTAAAGAAAAAAAAAAAAATAATATTTTTATAAAAAAAATAAATTCTTTATACGAAGAAACAAAATATTTATATAATAAATATATTTCTTGCTATACTATAGACAAACTTATTTTAAATAATATAAATTTATTTTCTATTATTCATGATTTAAATAAAGAATTTTTATCTATAAAAAATGAAGAAAAAATTATTCTTAATGAAGAAATGAATCAAATTCTTTATAAGAAAATTAATAAATCTTTACCAAAAATTTATGAAAATATTGGATCCCAATATAAATATTATTTAATAGACGAGTTTCAAGATATATCAATAATACAATGGAAAAATATTGAATTTTTAATCGAAAATTCTTTATCAGAAAATGGAGCAGCTATTATAGTAGGAGATCCTAAACAATCTATTTATAGATGGAGAGGAGGAGATTATAAAAAACTTATTGAATTAATTTACTATAAAAATTCTGTATATAAAAAGGAATTAAAATTTTTGGATACTAATTTTCGTAGCTGTATAGAAATTATAAAATTTAATAATTTATTTTATTCATTTATTTCTAATAAATTCGATTGTCCAATATATAAAAATATATATAAGAATTCTGAACAAAAAGTATATCATAAAAATTATATGGGGTATGTTGAATTAAATTTTATTAAATCGATAAAAATTAATAAGGAAAATTATAGAAAATATATATGTAAAAATATAATAAAAAAATTAAAAGATTTATTAAAACAAAAATATTTACTTTCGGACATAGCAATTTTAGTTAGAACAAATGAAGAAGGTAATTTCTTATCAGAAATGTTAATAAAAAAAGGAATAAATGTAAATACATCTATTTTCTTCTTAATAAAAAATTGTAATGAAATAAAAATTATTATAAATTTTTTTTATATACTATCTTATAATTCTTTTTGCAAAGAAAGAATATATTTAATT from Blattabacterium cuenoti includes the following:
- the guaA gene encoding glutamine-hydrolyzing GMP synthase, producing MKIKESIIILDFGSQYSHIISRRIRDIGIYTILCEHNISVSNIIYKQPKGIILSGGPFSVYNKNYPSIYKNILELNIPILGICYGMQLISYLFGGIIKSSKNKEYGKSYLSIIDRKNPLFLGIPKNKSIVVWMSHSDEIKKIPKELKIIGKTKSCPIAAFYHKEKNIYAVQFHPEVSHTEFGIIMIKNFVIKICKCKTNNYNLLNNIIKKSIHNIIKVVSKKKVILGISGGLDSFVTALLIYKAIKNSLYCIFINHGLLLEEEEKFIKKICKSVEFPIRIINAKDKFLSKLVGVTNPEQKRKIIGEEFIKIFQKESKNINDVKFLAQGTIYSDVIESSKSSKLSDSIKSHHNVGGLPKNMNLKLLEPLKKFFKDEVKEIGRILGVPNYLLNKHPFPGPGIGIRIIGEINEKKISILRKAENILFQELNNYKLYKIVDQAFIILLPIKSVGIMGDKRSYEYTAILRSINTKDFMTATFSYLSYEFLEQVSNRIINEVNGINRMLYDISSKPPSTIEWE
- the accD gene encoding acetyl-CoA carboxylase, carboxyltransferase subunit beta, with translation MNWFLRKKKNILTSIDDRKTLPKGLWYKTPSGKIVDTEILKKNAYVSPEDGYHVRIHSKEYFEILFDNKKFLEINNNITSKDPIKWKDSKKYRNRIIEAKKKTNLCDAIRTGIGKIGGIKIVISCMDFSFIGGSMGSVVGEKISRAIKYCIEKKYPYIIISKSGGARIMESSFSLMQMAKTTARLTQLRNSKIPYISILTDPTMGGVSASYALLGDINIAEPGALIGFAGPRVIKETIGKNLPKGFQTSEFLIEHGFIDLISPRTELKKTLYKLINMMI
- the purD gene encoding phosphoribosylamine--glycine ligase, translating into MKILILGGGGREHAIGKKLLEGNINIILYFYPGNGGTKLIGSNIEKKCSILDLAMFSKKNNIELTIVGSEIFLVQEVVDLFQFYQLNIIGPNYYSSRLEGDKIFGKSFMKKYGIRTPEYETFDSYNEAKKFLKKKNNPLVIKFNGLASGKGVIIAHNQNDYKKAIKNIMIENKFGKNGKKIIIEEYLNGKEVSILSIFNKKRIIPFLSSKDYKKIGNNDCGLNTGGMGSITPNPYMNSAMWTDFNKNILQPTFEGLISEKLTFLGFLYFGLMIYNNKIYLLEYNTRLGDPETQSLLPLMKNNFLYMLKSFFYEDKINILWKNYSSCCIVLSSLGYPEKYKIGNCISNLDKLEEPFYIAGARKENQQWYTSGGRVLNVIGIDKNIKYARENAYKKINNIKCNNLYYRKDIGLY
- the fbaA gene encoding class II fructose-bisphosphate aldolase, with translation MHRKFPYGVITGNLVKELFEYAKENSFSIPAVNVIGSNTINTALETASIVNSPIIIQLSRGGSIFNAGIGSIKQKNKQESAIKGAIACAMHVHTLAEFYKSTVILHTDHCSKSDLTWIDGLIKENKNFYKKNGKTLFSSHMLDLSQEPLKENIKICNKYFEKMNKMNMTIEIELGVTGGEEDGIDNSNIDNKKLYTQPEEIYYAYKKLIKISNNFIIAAAFGNVHGVYKPGNVILRPIILKNTQEYIQKKFSTRNNPISFVFHGGSGSSEEEIKKSIEYGVVKMNVDTDLQYAFTSGVRNYMNENKEYIKKQIGNPYGKYVPNKKYYDPRVWLREGENHFKNTLKKYFKLMNNINTL